Proteins found in one Stigmatella erecta genomic segment:
- a CDS encoding AAA family ATPase: MITSVHFKYFRALRDVSMTLTPLTVLVGPNSSGKTSAMEGLNPKVSTTVAL; encoded by the coding sequence GTGATTACATCGGTCCACTTCAAGTACTTCCGGGCACTGCGGGACGTGAGCATGACGCTCACCCCGCTCACCGTCCTTGTCGGCCCCAACTCCTCCGGAAAAACTTCCGCCATGGAAGGACTCAACCCCAAGGTTAGTACTACAGTTGCACTTTGA